AGGACGATGCGCTGGTTCGGCAATATGTGGTGACCCAGGTCAAGAGCCTCGGCTATACCGCGCTCGAGGCTGCCAACGGCGCCGAGGCCCTGGCCATCATCGACAGCGACAAGACCATCGACCTGCTGTTCACCGACATCATCATGCCGGGCAACATGAACGGTCGCCAGCTCGCCGATGAAGCCGCCCGCCGCCGCCCCGACCTCAAGACGCTGTTCACCTCGGGCTACACCGAGAACGCCATCGTCCACCATGGCCGGCTGGATTCCGGCGTGCTGCTCCTGGCAAAGCCTTACCGCAAGTCCGAGCTTGCCAAGATGCTCAGGACCGCGCTCGCCGGTTGAGCCCGCGTCCTCCCTGCGCTATCGCAGATCGCGAAATGCACTCAACGATGAGGCCGTCTTGAAAAATCTGCTCACCGATATTGCCGGCGTCCGCGTCGGCCATGCCGAAGATGCGAAAGTGGCCTCCGGCACGACCGCGATCATCTTCGACCAGCCGGCAGTCGCGGCGATCGATGTTCGCGGCGGCGGACCCGGCACGCGCGAAGACGCACTGCTCGATCTGGCCAACACCGTCGAGCGCGTCGACGCAATCGCACTTTCAGGCGGTTCCGCGTTTGGCCTCGATACCGGAGGCGGGGTGCAGGCCTGGCTCGCCGAGCAGGGCCGCGGCCACCGGGTTCGGGAAGCGCTGATCCCGATCGTGCCGGGCGCCATCCTGTTCGATCTGCTCAATGGGGGGGACAAGGCCTGGGGACGGTTCTCGCCCTATCGCGACCTCGGCTACGCCGCGGCGGCCGCCGCCGGCACCGACTTCGCGATCGGCAGCGCCGGCGCCGGCCTCGGTGCCACCACAGCCACGTTCAAGGGCGGGCTCGGCTCGGCGTCGGCGGTGACGCCTGACGGCGTCAAGGTCGCCGCGATCGTCGCCGTCAACGCGGTGGGAAGCGTCACGGTCGGCGATGGACCTTGGTTCTGGGCGGCGCCATTCGAGGTGAACGGCGAGTTCGGCGGACGCGGCCTGCCGGACAAATTCACCGACGACATGCTCCGCATGCGCATCAAGGGCGGCCCTGCCGCGAACGCGCGCGAAAACACCACCATTGGCGCCGTCGTCACCGACGCGGTGCTGACCAAGCCCCAGGCCAAGCGGCTGGCGATGATCGCGCACACCGGATTTGCCCGCGCAATCTATCCGGTGCATGCCCCCCTCGACGGCGACGTGCTGTTTGCGGCGGCCACCTGCGAGAAACCGATCGAGCCGCTGGCTGGCCT
The sequence above is drawn from the Bradyrhizobium amphicarpaeae genome and encodes:
- a CDS encoding P1 family peptidase translates to MKNLLTDIAGVRVGHAEDAKVASGTTAIIFDQPAVAAIDVRGGGPGTREDALLDLANTVERVDAIALSGGSAFGLDTGGGVQAWLAEQGRGHRVREALIPIVPGAILFDLLNGGDKAWGRFSPYRDLGYAAAAAAGTDFAIGSAGAGLGATTATFKGGLGSASAVTPDGVKVAAIVAVNAVGSVTVGDGPWFWAAPFEVNGEFGGRGLPDKFTDDMLRMRIKGGPAANARENTTIGAVVTDAVLTKPQAKRLAMIAHTGFARAIYPVHAPLDGDVLFAAATCEKPIEPLAGLTELGMVAANVVARAIAIGVYHATALPFPGALPAWKDRFG